Proteins from a single region of Limnothrix sp. FACHB-406:
- a CDS encoding rubrerythrin family protein, with amino-acid sequence MDLSNSNTAKNLADAFAGESMANRKYLFFSEVVKKLGLGDLAKLFRETANQETEHAFAHFRLMHPELVVDDPASLSDEQKKAIAARCLELAIEGETYEYQTMYPNFAAEARVDRDGEAEREFQEQADESREHAGIFRTAARNFGLLTAIEHHHADQYSEALRGLDGVAPANKAAGSKWICRQCSMIYDPAEGDPDSGIAPGTPFEAIPDDWECPICGAKKALFVPYQESIAA; translated from the coding sequence TCGCTGGCGAATCGATGGCGAATCGGAAATATCTGTTCTTCTCGGAAGTGGTGAAAAAGCTGGGCCTGGGCGACTTAGCCAAGCTGTTTCGGGAAACGGCCAACCAAGAAACGGAACATGCGTTCGCCCACTTTCGGCTGATGCATCCGGAGTTGGTGGTGGACGATCCGGCCAGCCTCAGCGACGAACAAAAGAAGGCGATCGCGGCCCGCTGTTTGGAGCTGGCGATCGAGGGTGAAACCTACGAGTATCAGACCATGTACCCCAACTTTGCCGCCGAAGCCCGGGTCGATCGGGATGGGGAAGCGGAGCGGGAATTCCAAGAACAGGCCGATGAATCACGGGAACATGCGGGAATTTTCCGCACGGCCGCCCGCAATTTTGGACTGCTGACCGCGATCGAACATCACCACGCCGACCAATACAGCGAAGCCCTGCGCGGGTTGGATGGTGTGGCTCCGGCAAACAAGGCCGCGGGCAGCAAGTGGATTTGCCGCCAGTGCTCCATGATCTATGACCCCGCTGAGGGCGATCCCGACTCGGGCATTGCTCCGGGGACTCCCTTTGAAGCCATTCCCGATGATTGGGAATGCCCAATTTGCGGCGCGAAGAAGGCCCTGTTCGTGCCCTATCAAGAGTCGATCGCTGCCTAG